In one window of Zingiber officinale cultivar Zhangliang chromosome 11A, Zo_v1.1, whole genome shotgun sequence DNA:
- the LOC122032010 gene encoding DEAD-box ATP-dependent RNA helicase 16-like: MKRQNPTDGNEEKEEDAGFEELGLDPRLTRALSKKGIAKATPIQREAIPLILEGKDIVARAKTGSGKTFAYLLPMLQKLFSEGKSTKHAPSAFILVPTRELCQQVCSEVLSLLEFCRVSLRVIQLTASMLLTDMKTALAGPPDIVVSTPACISTSISKGVLQASSIKDSLSMLILDEADLLLSYGYEDDLKSLISHVPRRCQCLLMSATSSSDVDKLKKLVLHNPVILTLSESIHSKDEIIPKNVQQFLISCSPQDKLLNLLALLKLELVQKKVLIFVNSIDMGFRIRLFLEQFGIRSAVLNAELPQNSRLHILEEFNAGLFDYLIATDDSQTKIKEQKDKENRILSKKSKKQIKNKVDGEFGVVRGIDFKNVFTVVNFDMPETAAGYIHRIGRTGRAFNTGVSVSLVSPGEDEIIEEIKSMMGYDNQEQSDSIIPFPLLTKSAVESLRYRAEDVAKIVTKIAVRESRAQEIRNEIINSDKLKAHFDHNPKDLELLKHDKLLSKKAPPSHLREVPEYLVDKTTKEASKLLKLSMAAMGIQPVKKRPKLKRGLVISRDPLKTSSAERGRKRYPKGKKRKMKFDEASNRGKKAKHEA; this comes from the exons ATGAAGCGTCAAAACCCGACGGACGGGAATGAGGAGAAAGAAGAGGATGCCGGCTTCGAAGAACTCGGCCTTGACCCCCGTCTGACGCGAGCGTTGTCGAAGAAGGGCATCGCCAAAGCCACCCCTATCCAGCGCGAAGCCATCCCCTTGATCCTG GAAGGGAAGGATATCGTTGCCCGAGCGAAGACAGGTTCAGGCAAGACCTTTGCTTACCTTCTTCCCATGCTACAGAAACTCTTCTCAGAGGGAAAATCAACAAAGCATGCACCGAGTGCTTTCATTCTCGTACCAACAAGGGAATTATGTCAGCAG GTCTGTTCGGAGGTATTATCTCTCCTGGAGTTCTGTAGAGTGTCGTTGAGAGTTATACAATTGACAGCCAGCATGCTACTCACAGATATG AAAACTGCTTTGGCTGGTCCGCCTGATATTGTTGTGTCAACTCCAGCTTGTATTTCAACAAGCATTTCAAAAGGTGTTCTTCAGGCATCGTCTATAAAGGATTCACTTTCAATGCTGATTCTAGACGAG GCTGATCTGCTACTCTCATATGGCTATGAAGATGATCTTAAATCACTCATTTCTCATGTCCCACGACGTTGTCAGTGCCTCCTAATGTCTGCCACTTCAAG CTCTGATGTTGATAAACTGAAGAAACTTGTGCTGCACAATCCTGTAATCTTGACACTATCAGAAAGTATCCACTCAAAGGATGAAATTATCCCAAAGAATGTCCAGCAATTCTTG ATTTCATGTAGTCCTCAAGATAAGCTACTCAATCTCCTAGCTCTATTGAAATTGGAGCTTGTGCAGAAAAAAGTGTTAATTTTTGTCAACTCAATCGACATGGGATTCAGAATTAGATTGTTTCTTGAGCAG TTTGGCATAAGATCTGCTGTTTTAAATGCTGAATTACCACAAAACTCACGTCTCCATATCCTTGAG GAATTCAATGCAGGGCTATTTGATTATTTAATAGCAACAGATGATAGCCAGACAAAGATTAAGGAACAAAAGGACAAGGAAAATAGAATTTtatcaaagaaatcaaaaaaacaaataaagaacaAAGTTGACGGGGAGTTTGGAGTTGTGAGAGGAATTGACTTCAAGAATGTATTTACG GTAGTTAATTTTGACATGCCTGAAACTGCTGCTGGATACATTCACAGGATTGGGCGCACAGGAAGAGCATTTAACACTGGTGTGTCTGTGTCCCTC GTATCCCCAGGAGAGGATGAAATTATCGAGGAAATAAAAAGTATGATGGGGTATGATAACCAAGAACAATCTGATTCCATTATTCCTTTCCCTTTACTTACAAAGAGTGCTGTGGAATCTTTGCGCTACAGAGCTGAG GATGTTGCTAAGATTGTCACGAAAATTGCAGTTAGAGAGTCACGTGCTCAAGAAATTAGGAATGAAATTATCAACTCTGATAA GTTGAAGGCTCATTTCGATCATAATCCAAAAGATTTGG AGTTATTGAAGCATGACAAATTGCTGAGCAAGAAAGCTCCTCCATCGCATCTACGTGAGGTTCCTGAATATCTTGTTGATAAAACGACAAAGGAAGCTAGCAAGCTTCTAAAACTTTCTATGGCTGCCATGGGAATACAACCGGTAAAGAAGCGACCCAAGTTGAAGAGGGGATTAGTTATAAGCAGAGATCCCCTCAAAACTTCATCAGCTGAG CGTGGGAGAAAGAGGTACCCCAAAGGCAAGAAGAGGAAAATGAAGTTCGATGAAGCTTCTAATCGTGGAAAGAAGGCCAAACATGAAGCATGA
- the LOC122032603 gene encoding WRKY transcription factor WRKY51-like: MAVDLMSYTKIDEQIAIQEAATAGIRSMDHLIRKLSLQQQQQQPLDCREITDHAVSKFKKVISILDRTGHARFRRGPTSPPQPPVAEASFLAAAKTVTLAPIPLRVKLPDRSLPPPPQSLTFDFAKTAASATAAGRKCFSMGTPMSSATSSFVSSVTVDGSVSNGTLGPSSLPPPAPSPTGKPPLSSACKRRCHEHDQTQSEHVAGKYAVPGARCHCSKRRKLRVKRTIRVPATGSKVADIPADDYSWRKYGQKPIKGSPYPRGYYKCSTLRGCPARKHVERAPDDPSMLIVTYEGEHRHTPATGNPIAGATAI; the protein is encoded by the exons ATGGCCGTCGACCTGATGAGTTATACCAAGATAGACGAACAGATCGCGATACAGGAGGCAGCTACCGCCGGTATCCGCTCCATGGATCATCTGATCCGGAAGCTCTCGctccagcagcagcagcagcagccgcTCGACTGCCGCGAGATCACCGATCACGCCGTCTCCAAGTTCAAGAAGGTCATATCCATACTCGACCGCACCGGACACGCCCGCTTTCGCCGCGGACCAACTTCGCCGCCGCAACCCCCTGTGGCGGAGGCGTCTTTTCTCGCGGCTGCGAAGACGGTGACTCTCGCTCCGATCCCGCTCCGCGTCAAGCTTCCGGATCGTTCGCTTCCGCCTCCGCCGCAGTCGCTCACGTTCGACTTCGCCAAGACGGCCGCCTCTGCCACCGCCGCCGGTAGGAAGTGCTTTAGCATGGGGACGCCGATGTCGTCCGCCACCTCGTCTTTCGTGTCGTCCGTCACGGTCGACGGCAGCGTGTCGAACGGCACGCTCGGGCCTTCTTCTCTCCCCCCTCCCGCTCCCTCACCGACCGGGAAGCCGCCTCTCTCATCCGCCTGTAAGCGGAGGTGCCATGAGCACGACCAGACCCAATCGGAGCACGTCGCCGGGAAATACGCTGTTCCCGGCGCTCGTTGCCACTGCTCCAAGCGACG GAAATTGCGTGTTAAACGCACTATCCGCGTGCCAGCGACTGGTTCGAAGGTGGCGGACATCCCGGCCGACGACTACTCGTGGCGCAAGTACGGCCAGAAGCCCATCAAGGGATCCCCATACCCCAG GGGTTACTACAAGTGCAGCACCCTGCGCGGCTGCCCTGCGAGGAAGCACGTCGAACGTGCGCCGGATGACCCCTCGATGCTCATCGTCACCTACGAAGGAGAGCACCGCCATACTCCGGCCACCGGCAACCCGATTGCCGGAGCCACCGCAATCTGA